Within the [Enterobacter] lignolyticus SCF1 genome, the region TTGATCCAGATTTTTAAAGAGCAAATATCTCAAACGTGACTCGGAAGTCAGTTTTGAGATACTGAGGCAGGCGACTTTCACTCACACAACCAGCAAGTGGCGTCCCCTAGGGGATTCGAACCCCTGTTACCGCCGTGAAAGGGCGGTGTCCTGGGCCTCTAGACGAAGGGGACACTGAAGTCTGCTTCGGCAAGACGCCTTGCTTTTTACTTTTCATCAGACAATCTGTGTGAGCACTACAAAGGCAGGTTCTTTAAGGTAAGGAGGTGATCCAACCGCAGGTTCCCCTACGGTTACCTTGTTACGACTTCACCCCAGTCATGAATCACAAAGTGGTAAGCGCCCTCCCGAAGGTTAAGCTACCTACTTCTTTTGCAACCCACTCCCATGGTGTGACGGGCGGTGTGTACAAGGCCCGGGAACGTATTCACCGTGACATTCTGATTCACGATTACTAGCGATTCCGACTTCATGGAGTCGAGTTGCAGACTCCAATCCGGACTACGACATACTTTATGAGGTCCGCTTGCTCTCGCGAGGTCGCTTCTCTTTGTATATGCCATTGTAGCACGTGTGTAGCCCTGGTCGTAAGGGCCATGATGACTTGACGTCATCCCCACCTTCCTCCAGTTTATCACTGGCAGTCTCCTTTGAGTTCCCGGCCTAACCGCTGGCAACAAAGGATAAGGGTTGCGCTCGTTGCGGGACTTAACCCAACATTTCACAACACGAGCTGACGACAGCCATGCAGCACCTGTCTCACGGTTCCCGAAGGCACTAAGGCATCTCTGCCGAATTCCGTGGATGTCAAGACCAGGTAAGGTTCTTCGCGTTGCATCGAATTAAACCACATGCTCCACCGCTTGTGCGGGCCCCCGTCAATTCATTTGAGTTTTAACCTTGCGGCCGTACTCCCCAGGCGGTCTATTTAACGCGTTAGCTCCGGAAGCCACTCCTCAAGGGAACAACCTCCAAATAGACATCGTTTACGGCGTGGACTACCAGGGTATCTAATCCTGTTTGCTCCCCACGCTTTCGCACCTGAGCGTCAGTCTTCGTCCAGGGGGCCGCCTTCGCCACCGGTATTCCTCCAGATCTCTACGCATTTCACCGCTACACCTGGAATTCTACCCCCCTCTACGAGACTCAAGCCTGCCAGTTTCGAATGCAGTTCCCAGGTTGAGCCCGGGGATTTCACATCCGACTTGACAGACCGCCTGCGTGCGCTTTACGCCCAGTAATTCCGATTAACGCTTGCACCCTCCGTATTACCGCGGCTGCTGGCACGGAGTTAGCCGGTGCTTCTTCTGCGAGTAACGTCAATCACTGCGGTTATTAACCACAATGCCTTCCTCCTCGCTGAAAGTACTTTACAACCCGAAGGCCTTCTTCATACACGCGGCATGGCTGCATCAGGCTTGCGCCCATTGTGCAATATTCCCCACTGCTGCCTCCCGTAGGAGTCTGGACCGTGTCTCAGTTCCAGTGTGGCTGGTCATCCTCTCAGACCAGCTAGGGATCGTCGCCTAGGTGAGCCGTTACCCCACCTACTAGCTAATCCCATCTGGGCACATCTGATGGCATGAGGCCCGAAGGTCCCCCACTTTGGTCTTGCGACGTTATGCGGTATTAGCTACCGTTTCCAGTAGTTATCCCCCTCCATCAGGCAGTTTCCCAGACATTACTCACCCGTCCGCCACTCGTCACCCGAGAGCAAGCTCTCTGTGCTACCGTTCGACTTGCATGTGTTAGGCCTGCCGCCAGCGTTCAATCTGAGCCATGATCAAACTCTTCAATTTAAAAGTTTGATGCTCTTAGAATTAAACTTCGTAATGAATTACGTGTTCACTCCAGAGACTTGGTATTCATTTAGTGTCCGAGGACATTAAGAATCCATGTCACTTTGAGTGCCCACACAGATTGTCTGATAAATTGTTAAAGAGCAGTTGCGACGCGCTTCAGCGCTCTGTCGCGAGGTGGCGTATATTACGCTTTCCTCTTTCAGAGTCAACCCTGATTTTCAGGATTTTTTCTCTTCAACCGAACCGGCTGTTTGTGTGAAGTGATTCACATCCGCCGTGTCGATGGAGGCGCATTATAGGGAGTTCTCGAGCGCCTGCAATAGAAAAATTGCAGAAAAATGACTGACTGCTGCATTCCCCAGCAAAACCCCGCCTTATACCTGTTTACACACAGACTTATCCACAATGCTACGAAAAAGTGAAAATTCGCGAGCGTTGCGCAAACGTTTTCGTTAAAATGCCCTCGCTGAAACAAGGATGCCCCGTAAGGGGCGTTAGCTGAATTTTTCGCGGAAAATTCAGCTAACGCTCTCTGTAATCGTCAAATCCAGGGGATTTACCATGCAACAACGTCGTCCAGTCCGCCGCGCATTGCTCAGTGTTTCTGATAAAGCCGGTATCGTCGAATTCGCGCAGGCACTTTCCGCACGCGGTGTGGAGCTGCTGTCTACGGGGGGCACTGCCCGCCTGTTAGCAGAAAAAGGCCTGCCGGTAACCGAAGTGTCCGATTACACCGGTTTCCCGGAAATGATGGATGGGCGCGTAAAAACCCTGCATCCGAAAGTGCACGGCGGCATTCTGGGCCGTCGCGGCCAGGACGACGGCATTATGGAACAACACGGGATTGCGCCGATCGATATGGTCGTTGTTAACCTCTACCCGTTCGCCCAGACCGTGGCCCGTGAAGGCTGCTCGCTGGAAGATGCCGTCGAGAATATTGATATCGGCGGCCCGACCATGGTGCGTTCCGCCGCCAAGAACCATAAAGATGTCACTATCGTGGTCAAGAGCAGCGACTACAACGCCATTATTAACGAGATGGATGCCAACGACGGCTCCCTGACGCTGGATACCCGTTTCGACCTCGCGATCAAAGCGTTTGAACACACCGCGGCCTACGACAGCATGATCGCCAACTACTTCGGTAGCCTGGTGCCCGCCTACCACGGCGAAAGCAAAGATCCTTCCGGCCGCTTCCCGCGCACCCTGAACCTGAACTTCATTAAGAAGCAGGATATGCGCTACGGCGAGAACAGCCACCAGCAGGCTGCCTTCTATATAGAAGAAGAAGTAAAAGAAGCCTCTGTTGCTACCGCCCGTCAGGTGCAGGGCAAGGCGCTCTCCTATAACAACATTGCAGACACCGACGCCGCGCTTGAGTGCGTGAAAGAGTTCAGCGAACCCGCCTGCGTTATCGTGAAGCACGCTAACCCGTGCGGCGTAGCGGTAAGCGCCTCTGTGCTGGATGCCTACGATCGCGCGTAC harbors:
- the purH gene encoding bifunctional phosphoribosylaminoimidazolecarboxamide formyltransferase/IMP cyclohydrolase, yielding MQQRRPVRRALLSVSDKAGIVEFAQALSARGVELLSTGGTARLLAEKGLPVTEVSDYTGFPEMMDGRVKTLHPKVHGGILGRRGQDDGIMEQHGIAPIDMVVVNLYPFAQTVAREGCSLEDAVENIDIGGPTMVRSAAKNHKDVTIVVKSSDYNAIINEMDANDGSLTLDTRFDLAIKAFEHTAAYDSMIANYFGSLVPAYHGESKDPSGRFPRTLNLNFIKKQDMRYGENSHQQAAFYIEEEVKEASVATARQVQGKALSYNNIADTDAALECVKEFSEPACVIVKHANPCGVAVSASVLDAYDRAYKTDPTSAFGGIIAFNRELDAETAQAIISRQFVEVIIAPSATDEALKITAAKQNVRVLVCGQWAERVPGLDFKRVNGGLLVQDRDLGMVTKGELRVVSKRQPTEQELRDALFCWKVAKFVKSNAIVYAKENMTIGIGAGQMSRVYSAKIAGIKAGDEGLEVKGSAMASDAFFPFRDGIDAAAAVGVSCVIQPGGSIRDDEVIAAADEHGIAMIFTDMRHFRH